One part of the Tolypothrix sp. NIES-4075 genome encodes these proteins:
- a CDS encoding YcjF family protein yields the protein MVVKLQRPILVGGLGLSFSLWILENMHHSMVQVGEFGLLSLVAVGGGLWLFKPNRGKNASDIFDGMPVNRARVEEAIALTEVVINQLASEAENHPALKTLREEVNQLFFELDRQEIKLAVTGGKSVGKTTLIQVLQQNLASVEFNETAPLFVEAGEKSDTATSEVNQSDFVLFLTNGDLTDSEFQSLQQLKAANQPAMLVFNKQDQYLPDERASVLLSLKQRMQTNVVATAVSPLPIKVRKHQEDGSLQEWMEQPAPDIQQLTQQLNEIVAQQKQQLVWTTTMRKAKLLKADAKKLLNQVRRDRATPIIEQYQWIAAAAAFANPVPALDILATAAINAQMVMDLGGIYQQKFSLEQAQTVAGAMGSLMLKLGLVELSTKAVSTVLKSNAVTFVAGGVVQGVSAAYLTRVAGLSLIEYFEQQEIALNSEGGLNLDKLRQTLQNVFVQNQQIGFLQGFVKQGVKRLLPEASQGKIIASETVA from the coding sequence ATAGTTGTGAAGTTGCAGCGACCGATTTTAGTGGGAGGATTGGGACTGTCCTTTTCTCTGTGGATTTTAGAAAATATGCACCATTCGATGGTGCAGGTGGGAGAGTTTGGTTTATTAAGTCTGGTAGCAGTCGGTGGTGGTTTGTGGTTATTTAAGCCAAATCGCGGCAAAAATGCTTCTGATATCTTTGATGGAATGCCTGTAAATCGGGCTAGAGTAGAAGAAGCGATCGCACTTACTGAAGTCGTAATTAACCAACTTGCAAGTGAAGCTGAAAATCATCCAGCTTTAAAAACACTGCGAGAAGAAGTTAATCAATTATTCTTTGAATTAGATAGACAAGAAATTAAACTAGCTGTTACTGGTGGAAAGTCCGTAGGTAAAACGACCTTAATTCAAGTTCTACAGCAAAATTTAGCATCTGTAGAATTCAACGAAACAGCACCTTTGTTTGTAGAAGCGGGTGAAAAATCAGATACTGCTACTTCAGAAGTTAATCAATCTGATTTTGTTCTGTTTTTGACAAACGGTGATTTAACAGATTCAGAATTTCAAAGTTTACAGCAGTTAAAGGCAGCAAATCAACCTGCAATGCTGGTTTTCAACAAACAAGACCAGTATTTACCAGACGAACGTGCTAGCGTGTTACTGTCGTTGAAACAGCGGATGCAGACGAATGTAGTTGCAACAGCGGTGTCTCCTTTGCCCATCAAGGTGCGGAAGCATCAAGAAGACGGTTCCCTGCAAGAATGGATGGAACAACCTGCACCAGACATTCAACAGTTGACACAGCAGTTAAATGAGATTGTCGCACAGCAAAAACAACAACTGGTGTGGACAACTACGATGAGAAAAGCGAAGTTGTTGAAAGCTGATGCGAAAAAGTTGTTGAATCAAGTGAGACGCGATCGCGCAACTCCGATAATAGAACAATATCAGTGGATCGCTGCGGCGGCGGCATTTGCTAACCCAGTACCAGCGCTGGATATCTTGGCAACAGCGGCAATTAATGCCCAAATGGTAATGGATTTGGGTGGTATCTATCAGCAGAAATTTTCCCTTGAACAAGCGCAAACTGTAGCTGGTGCAATGGGAAGTTTGATGCTGAAACTCGGTTTGGTAGAACTTTCTACAAAAGCTGTTAGTACTGTCCTCAAGAGTAACGCTGTCACCTTTGTTGCTGGTGGTGTCGTGCAGGGTGTCAGTGCAGCTTATCTTACCAGAGTAGCAGGTTTGAGCTTAATCGAGTATTTCGAGCAGCAGGAAATCGCCTTAAATTCTGAAGGTGGTTTGAATCTCGATAAGTTGCGGCAAACTTTGCAAAATGTCTTCGTGCAAAATCAGCAAATTGGTTTTTTGCAGGGGTTTGTTAAGCAAGGTGTGAAGCGTTTGTTACCAGAAGCATCTCAAGGTAAAATAATCGCGTCTGAGACAGTTGCTTAA
- a CDS encoding DNA cytosine methyltransferase has protein sequence MTCDRPSIFSFFAGSGFLDLGFETNGFNIVYVNEIFSPFMSAYRYSRQALNLPLPKYGYHYGEEADVTKFIEGLPAQRLRELVKDCRQSNNIIGFIGGPPCPDFSVGGKNKGRLGDNGKLSASYVELICQQQPDLFLFENVKGLWKTTKHRLFFEALKQQLQQAGYILTERLINAIEYGVPQDRERIILIGFQKKLIQDMGIILHSENILPEGTFPWKKHILYPQDKVFSYPWGMRELFQEDSILSCPDGILQELTVEYWFRKNDVLNHANSQHYFQPRAGIKKFAVVDEGDDSKKSYKRLHRWRYSPTACYGNNEVHLHPYKVRRISVAEALAIQSLPANFVLPENMTLTNMFKTIGNGVPYLAAKKLAQTILDFLVTGNALKGSGGRYLRHAR, from the coding sequence ATGACTTGCGATCGCCCTTCCATCTTTTCCTTTTTTGCCGGCTCTGGTTTCCTTGATTTAGGTTTTGAAACCAACGGTTTTAATATCGTTTATGTGAATGAAATTTTTTCCCCTTTTATGTCAGCATACCGCTATTCACGGCAGGCTCTCAATCTGCCATTACCGAAATACGGATATCATTATGGGGAAGAAGCAGATGTAACCAAATTTATCGAAGGTTTACCAGCACAACGTTTGCGAGAGTTAGTAAAAGACTGCCGCCAATCTAATAATATAATTGGTTTTATTGGTGGTCCTCCTTGTCCTGATTTTTCTGTTGGTGGTAAGAACAAAGGACGCTTGGGAGATAATGGGAAACTTTCAGCTTCCTATGTTGAATTAATTTGCCAACAACAACCTGATTTATTTTTGTTTGAAAACGTCAAAGGATTGTGGAAAACTACAAAACATCGTTTATTTTTTGAAGCGCTGAAACAACAATTGCAGCAAGCTGGTTATATATTAACAGAGCGTTTGATTAATGCTATTGAATATGGTGTACCTCAAGATAGAGAAAGAATTATTCTTATTGGCTTTCAAAAAAAGCTTATTCAAGATATGGGAATAATACTTCACAGTGAAAATATTCTTCCTGAAGGTACTTTTCCTTGGAAAAAGCACATTTTATATCCTCAAGATAAAGTTTTCTCTTACCCTTGGGGGATGCGTGAATTATTTCAAGAAGATTCTATACTGTCATGTCCTGATGGGATTCTTCAGGAACTAACTGTTGAATACTGGTTTAGAAAAAATGATGTATTAAATCATGCCAATTCACAACACTATTTTCAACCAAGGGCTGGTATAAAAAAATTTGCTGTTGTTGATGAAGGAGATGATTCCAAAAAGTCTTATAAGCGTCTTCACCGATGGCGTTATTCTCCCACAGCTTGTTATGGCAATAATGAAGTACATTTACATCCTTACAAAGTTAGAAGAATTTCTGTAGCGGAAGCTTTAGCGATACAATCTTTACCTGCAAATTTTGTGCTTCCAGAGAATATGACGTTGACGAATATGTTTAAAACTATTGGTAATGGTGTACCATATCTAGCTGCAAAAAAGTTAGCGCAAACTATCCTTGATTTTTTAGTAACAGGCAATGCTCTCAAGGGGAGCGGGGGGCGATACCTACGGCACGCGAGGTGA
- the deoC gene encoding deoxyribose-phosphate aldolase, with product MAADYPDIDIAPYIDHALLMPTATSEHVKQWCQEADRFGFAAVCVYPVHVKQAAELLHGKNPKVCTVIGFPTGATTSATKLFEAQEALENGAVELDVVINLGWLKAGKTEEIHREIAEICEAAGQQVKVILETNLLTDTEKSVAAEIAMDAGAAFIKTCTGWNGGATVADVRLLKEVARERVGIKASGGIRTAEQALDLIVAGATRLGTSRGIDLIRQRDTLEKRE from the coding sequence ATGGCAGCAGATTATCCAGACATTGATATTGCGCCATATATCGATCATGCCCTGCTGATGCCTACGGCTACCTCAGAGCACGTTAAGCAATGGTGTCAAGAAGCAGACAGATTTGGCTTTGCGGCGGTTTGCGTCTACCCCGTGCATGTCAAGCAAGCAGCGGAACTCCTCCACGGGAAAAATCCTAAAGTCTGTACCGTGATAGGCTTTCCCACTGGAGCGACGACTTCCGCCACAAAGCTGTTTGAAGCTCAAGAAGCGCTGGAAAATGGTGCTGTTGAGTTGGATGTAGTAATTAATTTGGGCTGGTTGAAAGCTGGCAAAACTGAGGAAATACATCGGGAAATTGCCGAAATTTGCGAAGCTGCTGGGCAACAAGTAAAGGTAATATTGGAAACCAACCTGCTGACGGATACGGAGAAAAGTGTGGCAGCAGAAATAGCTATGGATGCAGGGGCAGCATTTATCAAAACCTGTACAGGTTGGAACGGTGGTGCGACAGTGGCAGATGTACGACTTTTGAAAGAAGTGGCACGAGAAAGAGTGGGAATTAAAGCTTCAGGAGGAATTCGCACCGCCGAGCAAGCTTTAGACTTAATCGTAGCGGGTGCAACTAGATTAGGCACCTCTCGCGGTATCGATTTGATCCGCCAGCGCGATACCCTGGAAAAGAGAGAGTAG
- the recO gene encoding DNA repair protein RecO — protein MSRTYKATGINLKTQAFGEADRLVTILTREFGLIRAIAPGARKHKSSLGGRSGMFVVNELLIAQGRSLDKITQAQTIKTYPGLGKDLGKLAASQYLAEIVLCQALSEQPQEELYELLNEHLGRLEAIPTTEVKSIFAHLAHAVFHLLANSGLMPQVQVCCLTQRPLIPDFLDPNPQVGFSVSAGGTVSLQALERLRKEGEKGRGGEWERGGQGEDTSVRGWRSEERVRGQGRQGDKENNSFSPPLSIPPSPHPPLSPSSPGYETIVHRQEIPVLSSRLNATELAMLQQLSQPEIMPIDAANDGWLSVEQILRLYAQYHLGRPIRSAALIDSYFAANYDATV, from the coding sequence ATGAGTAGAACCTATAAAGCAACTGGGATTAATCTGAAAACCCAGGCGTTTGGCGAAGCCGACAGGCTAGTGACAATTTTGACACGAGAGTTTGGTTTGATTCGAGCAATTGCTCCAGGGGCACGCAAGCACAAATCAAGCCTTGGTGGTAGGAGTGGGATGTTTGTGGTCAATGAACTACTGATTGCCCAAGGGCGATCGCTCGATAAAATTACACAAGCACAAACTATAAAAACTTATCCAGGTCTTGGTAAAGACTTAGGAAAACTAGCTGCTAGTCAGTATTTAGCAGAAATTGTATTATGTCAAGCTCTAAGCGAACAACCCCAAGAGGAATTGTATGAGTTACTCAATGAACATCTGGGTAGGTTGGAAGCGATACCCACCACAGAAGTAAAAAGTATTTTCGCTCATCTGGCACATGCTGTATTTCACCTTTTAGCGAATTCAGGACTGATGCCCCAAGTGCAAGTTTGTTGCTTGACTCAGCGTCCCTTAATACCAGACTTTTTAGACCCCAACCCTCAGGTAGGATTTAGTGTCTCTGCTGGTGGAACAGTTAGTTTACAAGCTTTGGAGCGCTTGCGAAAAGAAGGGGAGAAAGGGAGGGGGGGGGAGTGGGAGAGAGGGGGACAAGGGGAGGACACTTCCGTGCGGGGGTGGAGGAGTGAGGAACGTGTCCGTGGACAAGGGAGACAAGGAGACAAGGAGAATAATTCTTTTTCCCCCCCTCTCTCCATCCCCCCCTCTCCCCATCCCCCCCTCTCCCCATCCTCTCCAGGCTACGAAACCATTGTCCATCGTCAAGAAATACCAGTGCTTTCTAGCCGACTAAATGCGACAGAACTGGCTATGCTCCAGCAGTTGTCGCAACCAGAGATAATGCCTATTGATGCTGCCAATGATGGCTGGTTATCTGTTGAGCAAATTTTGCGATTATATGCTCAATATCATTTAGGTCGTCCTATTCGCTCCGCTGCGTTGATCGATTCTTATTTTGCTGCCAACTATGATGCAACCGTCTGA
- a CDS encoding MFS transporter, which translates to MMQPSDLEPKILPRSPSHGKKQNRTPNSSLPPHLSAVPDLASDRMYTQEMFPKDVSQNEKNLSNSEIPKSDLTKGSEKNISENGFIDASEHKLLTSTNGKEPPDTTEAVSSDIQQGFLPVFKNPNFLALWGGQVFCQLADKVYLVLMIALINTQFQASDQSISGWVSALMMTFTIPAVLFGSLAGVFVDRWSKKAVLVATNIWRGILVLAIPMLLWLTHDWKPIGVLPVGFCMILLVTFLVSTLTQFFAPAEQAAIPLVVKEQDLLSANSLYTTTMMASVIVGFAVGEPLLALADHIWQLIVGGSGGLGKELLVGGSYAIAGIILLLLSTNEKAHSDQAEYPHVFADLRDGFKYLGENHRLRNALIQLIILFSVFAALTVLAVRMAEIIPNLKASQFGFLLASGGVGIALGATILGQFCQRFSYTQLSVFGCMGMTASLIGLSIFTTQLWIILLLIALLGVCGALVGIPMQTAIQSETPPEMRGKVFGLQNNVINIALTLPLALAGVAETFVGLQAVFLGLAAIVFSGSILTWYNFSE; encoded by the coding sequence ATGATGCAACCGTCTGATTTAGAACCAAAAATCTTGCCGCGCTCCCCCAGTCACGGCAAAAAACAGAATAGGACACCTAATTCGTCATTACCACCACACCTTAGTGCTGTTCCCGACTTGGCAAGCGATCGCATGTATACCCAAGAAATGTTTCCAAAAGATGTTTCTCAAAACGAGAAAAATTTATCAAACTCGGAAATACCAAAAAGCGATCTCACAAAAGGTAGCGAAAAAAACATAAGTGAAAATGGCTTCATTGATGCCTCTGAGCATAAGTTATTAACCTCTACAAATGGCAAAGAACCGCCAGATACAACTGAAGCAGTATCAAGTGATATTCAACAGGGTTTTTTGCCTGTATTCAAAAATCCTAATTTTTTAGCTCTTTGGGGTGGTCAAGTCTTCTGCCAATTGGCAGATAAAGTGTATTTGGTGCTGATGATTGCCCTAATAAATACTCAGTTTCAGGCAAGCGATCAAAGTATTAGCGGTTGGGTATCAGCGCTGATGATGACTTTTACCATTCCTGCGGTGCTGTTTGGTTCTCTTGCGGGTGTATTTGTAGACCGCTGGTCAAAAAAGGCAGTGCTAGTAGCAACAAATATTTGGCGGGGTATTTTGGTTTTGGCAATTCCAATGCTGCTGTGGTTAACTCATGATTGGAAACCAATCGGAGTCTTGCCAGTTGGTTTTTGCATGATTTTACTTGTAACTTTTTTGGTTTCGACGCTGACGCAGTTTTTTGCACCAGCAGAACAGGCAGCGATTCCTTTGGTAGTAAAAGAGCAAGATTTACTCTCAGCTAACTCGCTGTATACAACAACGATGATGGCATCGGTAATTGTCGGGTTTGCTGTTGGAGAACCGCTGTTAGCTTTAGCCGATCATATTTGGCAGTTAATTGTTGGTGGTAGTGGGGGATTGGGTAAAGAACTTTTGGTGGGTGGTAGTTATGCGATCGCTGGCATAATTTTGTTACTTTTGTCAACTAACGAAAAAGCTCACTCAGATCAAGCAGAATACCCCCACGTTTTTGCTGACCTGCGTGATGGCTTTAAGTATCTAGGAGAAAATCATCGCCTTCGCAATGCTTTAATTCAACTCATCATCTTATTTTCTGTCTTTGCCGCATTAACTGTTCTCGCGGTTCGCATGGCAGAAATAATTCCCAACTTAAAAGCCTCCCAATTCGGCTTTTTACTCGCATCTGGTGGTGTTGGTATTGCTCTTGGGGCAACCATTCTTGGTCAATTTTGTCAACGCTTTTCTTATACCCAATTAAGTGTATTTGGATGTATGGGTATGACAGCATCCTTGATTGGTTTGTCGATATTCACAACACAGTTATGGATTATCCTTTTATTAATAGCGCTGTTGGGTGTGTGTGGGGCGTTAGTCGGTATCCCCATGCAAACAGCGATCCAAAGCGAAACCCCTCCCGAAATGCGTGGTAAAGTTTTTGGTCTGCAAAACAATGTGATTAATATTGCCCTTACCTTACCTTTAGCATTGGCAGGTGTCGCAGAAACATTCGTTGGATTACAAGCTGTATTTTTGGGATTGGCAGCGATCGTCTTTTCAGGTAGTATATTAACCTGGTATAACTTCTCTGAGTAG
- a CDS encoding glycosyltransferase family 4 protein, whose translation MRIAWIGKKSPFCGNVTYSREITNALLDRGHQVSFLHFAQEESQPDSWPNCPEVPLPFIYKSQVYTIPTFKATKVLTQSLKRIKPDVVHASLTLSPLDFVLPEICEELNLPLVATFHTPFAGKGAKLISGTQLLAYQLYAPFLGNYDRVIVFSQIQRELLARMGVPEENIAVIPNGVDTAKYSPGTSKIKAEFQAERLFVYQGRIAPEKNVEALLRAWKQAQMRFDSKLLIVGDGPLKSSLETFYGSEYGVSWLGFIANENRRIEILRGADVFILPSLVEGLSLSLLEAMAVGSACLATDVGADGEVLEKGAGVILNTKTVRSQLKTFLPLFQDHPELTTLLGQKARKRVLERYTLSNNITRLEELYSNVLIQPRVQFSRGA comes from the coding sequence ATGCGTATAGCCTGGATTGGAAAAAAATCACCCTTTTGCGGCAATGTCACCTACAGTCGGGAAATCACAAATGCCTTGCTAGACAGGGGACACCAAGTTAGTTTCCTTCACTTCGCCCAAGAAGAATCTCAACCCGACAGCTGGCCCAATTGCCCAGAGGTTCCGCTACCCTTCATTTACAAGTCTCAGGTTTACACAATTCCGACTTTTAAAGCGACCAAGGTTTTAACTCAGTCGTTAAAGCGCATCAAGCCGGATGTAGTTCACGCTTCTTTGACTTTATCTCCGCTTGACTTTGTTCTGCCAGAAATCTGTGAAGAACTGAATTTGCCCTTAGTTGCCACTTTCCACACACCGTTTGCTGGCAAAGGGGCAAAACTAATTTCTGGAACACAACTTTTAGCGTATCAACTTTATGCGCCTTTTTTGGGTAACTACGATCGCGTGATTGTATTTTCTCAAATTCAGCGAGAATTGCTAGCACGCATGGGTGTGCCAGAAGAAAATATTGCCGTAATTCCCAATGGTGTGGATACTGCCAAGTATTCTCCAGGAACTTCTAAAATCAAAGCAGAATTTCAAGCAGAACGCTTGTTTGTTTATCAAGGTCGCATCGCTCCAGAAAAAAACGTCGAAGCCCTCCTCCGCGCTTGGAAACAAGCCCAAATGCGCTTTGATAGTAAATTGTTGATTGTCGGTGATGGTCCATTGAAATCTTCTTTAGAAACCTTTTATGGTTCTGAATATGGCGTAAGTTGGTTAGGGTTTATTGCCAACGAAAATCGGCGCATCGAAATTTTACGCGGTGCAGATGTATTTATTTTGCCTTCCTTGGTAGAGGGACTTTCGCTGTCTTTGTTAGAAGCAATGGCAGTGGGAAGCGCGTGTTTAGCCACAGATGTCGGCGCAGATGGCGAAGTATTAGAAAAGGGTGCGGGTGTAATTCTTAATACTAAAACAGTGCGATCGCAATTAAAAACTTTTTTGCCACTTTTCCAAGACCATCCGGAGTTAACAACTTTGTTGGGGCAAAAAGCCAGAAAGCGAGTACTAGAGCGATATACCCTCAGTAATAATATCACTCGACTCGAAGAACTTTATAGTAATGTTTTAATACAGCCCCGCGTGCAATTTAGTCGCGGAGCGTAG
- a CDS encoding orange carotenoid protein N-terminal domain-containing protein, giving the protein MALSIESAQNIFSNTQVPSPIPATIALFDQLGVDDQLAYLWYAYTEMGKTITPAAPGAARLQLAEGLLNQIKQMSKEEQTQVMRELASRADTPISRSYGFFSVNTKLAFWYELGELMKQGLVAPIPSGYQMSPGVQVVLEATKKLDAGQQITVLRNTVVDMGFDTSAIGPSSSKPAAEPAFKRSAPPVTSVKIEGITEPAVLGYIEAMNADKFDAAIALFTPDGALQPPFQKPIVGHEAIAKYMREEAQGLNMMPKQGISEVLPDGSKQLKITGVVQTPWFGVTVGMNIAWRFLINPQGKIFFVAIDMLASPEELMNLRRV; this is encoded by the coding sequence ATGGCTTTAAGTATCGAGTCCGCTCAAAATATTTTCTCTAACACTCAAGTTCCTAGCCCAATTCCAGCTACCATCGCGTTGTTCGATCAACTAGGCGTTGACGATCAACTAGCGTATCTCTGGTATGCTTACACAGAAATGGGTAAGACAATTACCCCCGCAGCTCCTGGAGCAGCACGCTTGCAATTAGCGGAAGGTTTGCTCAACCAAATTAAGCAGATGTCCAAAGAAGAGCAAACCCAAGTCATGCGCGAACTTGCTAGCCGTGCTGACACTCCAATTAGCCGTTCTTATGGTTTCTTCAGTGTAAACACCAAGCTGGCTTTTTGGTACGAGTTAGGCGAGTTGATGAAACAGGGTCTTGTGGCTCCCATCCCCAGCGGCTATCAAATGTCCCCTGGTGTGCAAGTAGTGCTAGAAGCTACCAAGAAGCTGGATGCAGGTCAGCAAATTACCGTACTGCGTAACACTGTAGTAGATATGGGATTTGATACATCTGCTATAGGTCCAAGTAGTTCCAAACCTGCTGCGGAACCTGCGTTTAAACGTAGCGCTCCTCCTGTTACTTCAGTCAAGATTGAAGGTATCACAGAACCTGCTGTATTGGGCTACATTGAAGCGATGAACGCAGATAAATTTGATGCGGCTATTGCTTTGTTTACTCCCGATGGTGCCCTGCAACCCCCATTCCAGAAGCCGATAGTCGGTCATGAGGCGATCGCTAAATACATGCGCGAAGAAGCCCAAGGACTGAACATGATGCCAAAGCAAGGTATCAGCGAAGTTCTACCAGATGGTTCTAAGCAACTGAAAATCACAGGTGTGGTACAAACACCTTGGTTTGGCGTCACCGTGGGTATGAATATTGCTTGGCGGTTCTTAATCAATCCCCAAGGTAAGATTTTCTTTGTGGCGATCGATATGCTAGCATCTCCCGAAGAACTCATGAACCTACGTCGCGTTTAG
- a CDS encoding peptidase, producing MSGKPLTTKNILRLITALALAIGTGLLVIFTNFQNNASLAQNGILTKTPLSFSVPKPHPLPPTLLQWKDSTNSGDYFSEVKLTEVGYLIWSNFPIKFYVETPKKISSEQAQTWVNTVLQAVQEWSVYLPLAVVEKPEVANITILRKAPPLQKSPNSNIPRARSALTTYELYTSKDKVLSHRFTILLSPTQTGNYLTAAARHEFGHALGIWGHSPMQSDALYFSQVRNPPPISARDVNTLKRVYEQPTSLGW from the coding sequence ATGAGCGGTAAACCGCTCACTACGAAGAATATTTTACGTTTAATTACAGCTCTTGCCTTAGCTATTGGCACAGGGCTGTTAGTCATTTTTACTAACTTCCAAAACAACGCCAGCCTAGCACAAAATGGCATCTTGACAAAAACTCCTCTTTCCTTTTCTGTCCCAAAACCTCATCCGCTACCGCCGACGCTGCTACAGTGGAAAGACAGCACTAACAGCGGCGATTACTTTTCTGAAGTTAAATTGACTGAAGTAGGTTATTTAATTTGGTCAAATTTTCCAATTAAATTTTACGTAGAAACACCGAAAAAAATTAGCAGCGAACAGGCTCAAACATGGGTTAATACCGTCCTGCAAGCAGTGCAAGAGTGGAGTGTTTATTTACCTTTGGCGGTAGTAGAAAAGCCGGAAGTTGCTAATATTACAATTTTGCGAAAAGCCCCACCTCTCCAGAAGTCGCCTAATAGCAACATTCCGCGTGCGCGATCAGCACTAACCACTTACGAGTTATACACCAGCAAGGATAAAGTTTTATCTCACCGCTTCACGATATTGCTGAGTCCTACCCAGACTGGTAATTATCTTACCGCAGCCGCCCGCCACGAATTCGGTCATGCGCTGGGAATTTGGGGTCATAGTCCGATGCAAAGTGATGCTTTATACTTTTCGCAAGTCCGCAACCCGCCGCCCATTTCTGCTAGAGATGTAAATACTTTGAAGCGCGTTTACGAACAGCCTACGAGTTTGGGATGGTGA
- the secG gene encoding preprotein translocase subunit SecG — protein MTVSNIVQGIWAFSAVGLIILVLLHSPKGDGVAAIGGQAQLFSSTKSAETTLNRVTWTLTVIFLGLTVVLSAGWLPK, from the coding sequence ATGACCGTTAGTAATATTGTGCAAGGCATCTGGGCATTTTCCGCCGTTGGTTTGATTATTTTAGTATTGCTGCATAGTCCGAAAGGCGATGGCGTTGCTGCCATTGGCGGACAGGCTCAATTGTTTAGCAGCACCAAAAGTGCAGAAACCACACTTAACCGAGTTACCTGGACACTTACGGTAATTTTCCTCGGTTTAACCGTAGTTTTAAGCGCTGGTTGGCTGCCTAAATAA